The window TATTGCTATTTACGCCACAATTGCACAGTTTTGCCCTTGGCATACAAAAAATTTCGAAACTAGGGAAAAATCTTTTTAgcgaaaattcaaaatttagctTAAACGGATGTGGCATATCGTTTGACCCATGGCGGgtccgttcccaccatgggtcgAGCATTATaccgcatccgttcccaccatgggtcgGGTGGTATGCCACATCTctttaggccaaattttaaaatatgcaaaatcgtaaaatttttggccatgaaaaatactaaatcattcaattttttatgacgaaaaatgaaaaattcttctattttttgtgacgaaaaatgtaaaatcgtcatgaaaaatatgtattattatcatgagttctttgataaaaagatgtaaatcttaatgtttccgactcataATCATCCATTTTTGGGGTTCGGAtggtcacacatcaattattttcataattttaattattattgttcgggtttatgattttggagagtgaactttcagtttttgatcaaaattatgcaaatggcaaaaaagtccaaaagaggTGGTGGTAAGGAATTTGCAGGCGGTATTTAGCAGTTGATTACATCGTTATTTTCTGAACGATCTTTTGAAGATCTTTCACATTTAGATTATTCCAATCAAATCATACACAATCACTCCAAATTAAAAGATAGAAGTAACTACATTTCATGTGAGTCGTCAAGTCGGTTCTTTTGAACCGAGGCGGGTAGAATGTGAATGTCGAGAGTTGAGTAGACGTGGGCCTGTAGGATCTGTTTTCCCGTGTCAATGAGTACTAGACAAATGTTTACATTTAGTAAGGCATTCTAAGAGGTGTTTGTCCCTTTAAAGCACAATTGTGTTTTTTAGGGAGCATTAATTTGAAGGCGACGTCATTAATAACTACAATGATGGGAGTGACTCTTAGGCTTCTCGGTGTCTAGTATAATTATCCTTTGTTGGCAACTAGAAGTCATTTTACACTCGGAATTTTCGAAAAAACTCTAATGTGATTTTCCATTTTTGTCTTGTCGCTCTTAGGTCTCGATTTTCTTATCGAGGGAAGGTGTCTGAAAACCTAGAAGGCTAGGGGATGTTGTTCTAACTGGTACTACTTTATCTTATTGTCTGATTACAAGGTCAGTCATTTCACTAGTTTCGACCTTTATCATTTTTGGTCTTGCTACTCTCGAATTTCTCGTGCATCTTTTGTGTTTCTTAGGGGATGGGGTAGTATGTCATTGTTAAGGTCGGATTATTGAGTTGTTTGAGTGGGAGTATGTTTGAAGCGGTTGTCGGGTCACAATAAGCGTTGAGCGGTTTTGGCATTCGAGACTCTATTCTAAAGGAGTCACAAAAAATGTGAAAGAGGAATCGAGCGaagggtaaaaaaaattcattgaaaAGGCCACTACTTCACCATCCAAGGCAGAGCAAGAATTACATTCTTCCTCAGTCCCCACTCCTAAGAAAGTTAAAGTAAGGAGTCAAAAGCTCCGGTAGATAAGTTTGAGCTTTTTCTGCAAGGAATGTGAGGGGTGCGAGAGAAGCTTTACACAATTTCTATTGTTTTAGCTAAATCATATCAGAGTATTATTTGGAAGCTTGGGACCGTCTATCTAGAATTATTTGAGAAAATTTGAGTAGGAGAgctagggaagaagaagaactctCAAGGCCGGAAGTTCGATGTTTATGATCGTCTGTTGGCTCCAGAGTCGAAAGCTTTGGAGGATGCCTACAACAATATTATAGAATAAGACTTGGGGGCAGTCTTTTTGTGATATCGAATAGCAAGTTGCTAAAATTGTTTGAGTTCTCGGAGAAAGAGGGGGCTGATTATCTGGTTAAGGGTGGCGATGGGGAGGGGCGAGGACGGTTAAACATGTCCCACTCCTTCCTCAAATATGTATGAGGACGGTTTCAGGGAATCCCGTTTAAATGATTAAGAGATTTTTTCACCCTCACCCCCTTCTCATTCGGATTCCACGTGTAATAGGAAATCCACATACCcattaaaataataacaataagagcGCTATAGAGCCTCAAGTTTACTCAAGGGAAAATATACAAAGTTCAACTTCTACTGTGCAAACATTTTCAGACAAAAATGAAGAAAAGGTGTGTGGAATCATTGTATGAAAACAATTGCAAAGAGATGTTCTTATTCTACTAATtacatcaattaaatatttttcattgtcaatttccatattactcccgatttattaattttttttgttgaacaTCTCTCTACTAAATCAACACCAAGGTATTACTTTATAATATTAGAAGGATAAAGTCATGGTCTATAATATTctacaaatttttttattaataatctaactttttttattttaaaattaagaaGTTTATTCGGGGATTTTCAAGGATCCCCATTAGGATTTATATAGTAATGGGATGGGGATCCCCACTGGGTGGATATAGCAATCCCAATCCCCAATCCCATTTAGGTTTTGGAGAGAACAATTCTCCCATCCTCATCCCTATTTTTTTCGTTTATTCCCCATCTCTGTCGGTTCAGATACCCGCGGTTTTTGGATAATCTCCTCCCCGTTGCCACCTATATATCTCATGGCCTAGGATGAGATGGTCATTTATGAAGATCAACCTGAAACTCAGATGTAGATGCCTTTGTGGTCAAAAGTTTATTAATAGATTTGTAGTCAAACTTTTAAATGATCCGCGTTTAAATGTTAATCCAAAAAAGATGTAAAGTTTATCAAGTCATTGTAACACCATTACCTAATTCAATAATgtataaaaagatttaattcACTTAGGAACAAATGAAAATAATATGTTTTTTAAGATGCAATTGTAGATACATATATACATCAGAAGAATCTTGAGAAGCACTAATCATAAGAGAGGTATATATAAGTCTCTTTAATTTTAACATTCGGCTGGTATGGCACTCCCTGTAAATTTGGGTTTGATATTGACACATTCTGCTATTGCACGACCTGGTGCTTTGCCAACGTATTGCAAATTAATGCCACCCAAGTCCACTTCTTCACATGGATATTGTTTGCTACAAATTAGTTGAATAGCTTTAGGGGTGAATGAAGTTCCTCTTATATTTCTAAAAGAAATTTTGGAGAGCTTGACATTGGATTGAGTCTGACAAAATcatcaaaaaacacataaaaagTTAAATGTTGTGAAATAATACAATAAAATTTATGTTAGAAGTATTGGggttaaagataaaaatatactTATTTTATTTGAGTAAGTTGATATACTCTTAATACTTATTAAGGGTGCAATAATacttttttttctcttaatgtatatcattataattataaatacctGTTTATTGCAATGATTGCTAGGGCAATACATTTGATCAATAAGGATAGGATTGGAGACATTGTTCATAGTAATATCTTCAAACACCATGTCTGATGCAATGCTTGTATACATTCCTGGCCAAGTTTTGATCCTAACACCATTATCTGCATTATTGATAACACATCTCTTAAATAATACCCCAGTCACGGGTTCTTCATTCTTATATTTCCCTAAACTTCCAATACCAATGCCATGGCCAGGTCCGCATGATACgtcaacaattttaattcttgagcTACCATCCCCAATTGAAATACAATCATCACCGGTACCAATTTTAGTACTCTCAATATTTATGCCTTCGCAACGTCCCATATGTATTCCGTCGGTATTAGGACTCATTGCGGGTGCTTGTATTATAACACGTCTGATAGTTACGTTACGACACTCTAAAAGATTGAAATGGAAATTCTTACTATCAACGGATTTTATGTTCTCCACTATGCCATTCTCAACGTAATCCAACCTAAGagtctgaaaagaaaaaaaagttttagAAATACTTATAATGATTTTAGTTACATTATCGTTAAGAAATTAtccatataaaaaagaaaaaaataggaaaaaatctTACAATGGGAAGATTCTTGCAATTAGGGTCCTTTTGACAAATGTTTTGTTTCCATGCACGAGATCCATCACCATTTAATGTGCCACCTCCTGTAATTGTGAAATTATTAACATGACCCACCCTAATCCAATAGTCTCCTGTATGAGCTTCAAGGCTACTTGGCGCTTTTAGATTTCCTTTGATCACAAGAACTATTGGAGCTTTACAAGGACCAGCCAAATCTATTTCCCCTAATAAATAATTTCCAATCGGAATAAGAATTTCGCTATACGATGGGCTTCCACAAGCTTCTTTCCAAGCATTCAGCAATGCCTATAAATAAAGTTATCAATCGATTATTTGTATTGATTAAAGTATATACTTTTATTATACATGATAAACAAAGTTAAACATAGCAAATCCCAACAAGGTGttcataaaatgatatattgtcTTTCTGTTAGTTTGTTTTTTCAAtcctggtttttttttttttttgtcaaaattgaaaaaaaatgacacaaatTCAAAGATAATTCATAAACTTGTTGATTCTAATAGAAATATGAGAAAATTCAAGAGACATATCTATGTCATTTGGTAAACAAATTATTCAAGAAAGGACGATCTTCACATATTACTTATCAAACTGATTTGAAACTCGATATAATTTGATAGGTTCCTATGCGGGACAATAAATTTTAAGGTTTTAAATTtgtttctttttgctttttaatgTGTGTAACAATCCTGTTACttcatttttaagaaattaCTTATTACTTTACAGATTAATTACTATCGGATGGTTCCAATAATAATGACAAAGTCACCTTGCTCATATAAATAAAGACGAATTTATATGTAAGTAAAAGTAGTAACATTTTTTTGTTCAgaaataattaagaaaaactTGAATTTAATATACATACTACAAgaataattgatatttataaatcataaagtgcaaataaaaaaaagggtatATATGCATTTTAATTAGTTTCATGGAAAATTTTAGTGGAAATTAAGATAATATTGATGTATAAACACAAATTAATAACCTGATTGATATTTGAGGTTTGGCTAGCTTTACCACCATATTTTGTAATATCAATGACATGTTTTTCTGGGATAGCTGCCTCTACAATTGAACCTAACAATAATAAGAAGGGAATTGTAAAATAATTGATGATTGGATTCATCTTTAATGATTTTCCAATTCCCTTAATTTTCTACTTACTCTACGagatatatttatacttgtaaaatcctaatttttttatctatcaATTTGCGATAATTTCTACGAACatgctatttttataattttagactTTTATTGTTTAAAGTTAATGGTAAGATTTTAGTTAAGAACAAGTCAAACATGCTTGCTTCAATTTTGtaccaattttatttttcatttccaTCATATATTTCATTTCGTGGAgtgtatttttaaatttagatTCATTTCATAATAATTTCATAATAATTTtacaataatttattataattttctcattatataatttttaccatttttttaattattagttatcATTTGATATGGGGAAATAAATAGAAGACTCGGCTCAAAAGCTCACAAGAAGACTCGATTATAGGTTCATAAATAGtttcgattataatgttcatgaaaaACTCATGAGCAAACTCGGTTCGATCATATTTTTTaacaatattataattattattttcaaaagAAGGTGATAACACAAGAATATGTCATCGTGGTCATTAACCTACCTCAGGTTGCACCGATTGCCCTGGCTACACTGCAATCCTCTTTTATCGAGGAAACTGTGGGAATCACCTATCTTTTCATTCAAGATTCTTTTCTGAAAGCCACAAACCATACCCTCAAACTAGGAAAACTATTGATGATCTCTGTATATCGCTCATATATTCAGTCGAGAAGCTTTTTCAAAAGCCCCAATAGGTCCAACATCGTCCCATGCTTTAGTAACAATGACAATGGATACAAAAGAAACATCGACTAGTGCTCTAGAATAAACGATAATAAATACGAAAGGAAGAACCAACATGCTGCCTCCGAGTAACCCTAATCATATGGTTGATGTTTTTGCAAAACCGCAATGGCGGAGCTTGGATTTCATAGATGAGGAACTATCAAGTACCGAATAAATTTATTCAAGAGTGGAACCAACGGCCGGGATCTGAGCCCTGGGTTGGCTCTGCCACTGATTTAGTAGGTTGAAAGGATGAAAAAGGATGTTTAATGAGGAAATATGAAACcgttaaaaggaaaaaaagaaagacaTGGTAATTTAGAAGATGAAAAACTTTAACTTTAGTCCAAGTATGCAACCATGGAATATATGGAATATGGAATGGACCCATAATGAGAAAATCGATCCCAATGCAAAACATACTATGGTATTGCTATTTACGCCACAATTGCACAGTTTTGCCCTTGGCATACAAAAAATTTCGAAACTAGGGAAAAATCTTTTTAgcgaaaattcaaaatttagctTAAACGGATGTGGCATATCGTTTGACCCATGGCGGgtccgttcccaccatgggtcgAGCATTATaccgcatccgttcccaccatgggtcgGGTGGTATGCCACATCTctttaggccaaattttaaaatatgcaaaatcgtaaaatttttggccatgaaaaatactaaatcattcaattttttatgacgaaaaatgaaaaattcttctattttttgtgacgaaaaatgtaaaatcgtcatgaaaaatatgtattattatcatgagttctttgataaaaagatgtaaatcttaatgtttccgactcataATCATCCATTTTTGGGGTTCGGAtggtcacacatcaattattttcataattttaattattattgttcgggtttatgattttggagagtgaactttcagtttttgatcaaaattatgcaaatggcaaaaaagtccaaaagaggTGGTGGTAAGGAATTTGCAGGCGGTATTTAGCAGTTGATTACATCGTTATTTTCTGAACGATCTTTTGAAGATCTTTCACATTTAGATTATTCCAATCAAATCATACACAATCACTCCAAATTAAAAGATAGAAGTAACTACATTTCATGTGAGTCGTCAAGTCGGTTCTTTTGAACCGAGGCGGGTAGAATGTGAATGTCGAGAGTTGAGTAGACGTGGGCCTGTAGGATCTGTTTTCCCGTGTCAATGAGTACTAGACAAATGTTTACATTTAGTAAGGCATTCTAAGAGGTGTTTGTCCCTTTAAAGCACAATTGTGTTTTTTAGGGAGCATTAATTTCAAGGCGACGTCATTAATAACTACAATGATGGGAGTGACTCTTAGGCTTCTCGGTGTCTAGTATAATTATCCTTTGTTGGCAACTAGAAGTCATTTTACACTCGGAATTTTCGAAAAAACTCTAATGTGATTTTCCATTTTTGTCTTGTCGCTCTTAGGTCTCGATTTTCTTATCGAGGGAAGGTGTCTGAAAACCTAGAAGGCTAGGGGATGTTGTTCTAACTGGTACTACTTTATCTTATTGTCTGATTACAAGGTCAGTCATTTCACTAGTTTCGACCTTTATCATTTTTGGTCTTGCTACTCTCGAATTTCTCGTGCATCTTTTGTGTTTCTTAGGGGATGGGGTAGTATGTCATTGTTAAGGTCGGATTATTGAGTTGTTTGAGTGGGAGTATGTTTGAAGCGGTTGTCGGGTCACAATAAGCGTTGAGCGGTTTTGGCATTCGAGACTCTATTCTAAAGGAGTCACAAAAAATGCGAAAGAGGAATCGAGCGaagggtaaaaaaaattcattgaaaAGGCCACTACTTCACCATCCAAGGCAGAGCAAGAATTACATTCTTCCTCAGTCCCCACTCCTAAGAAAGTTAAAGTAAGGAGTCAAAAGCTCCGGTAGATAAGTTTGAGCTTTTTCTGCAAGGAATGTGAGGGGTGCGAGAGAAGCTTTACACAATTTCTATTGTCTTAGCTAAATCATATCAGAGTATTATTTGGAAGCTTGGGACCGTCTATCTAGAATTATTTGAGAAAATTTGAGTAGGAGAgctagggaagaagaagaactctCAAGGCCGGAAGTTCGATGTTTATGATCGTCTGTTGGCTCCAGAGTCGAAAGCTTTGGAGGATGCCTACAACAATATTATAGAATAAGACTTGGGGGCAGTCTTTTTGTGATATCGAATAGCAAGTTGCTGAAATTGTTTGAGTTCTCGGAGAAAGAGGGGGCTGATTATCTGGTTAAGGGTGGCGATGGGGAGGGGCGAGGATGGTTAAACATGTCCCACTCCTTCCTCAAATATGTACGAGGACGGTTTCAGGGAATCCCCTTTAAATGATTAAGAGATTTTTCCACCCTCACCCCTTCCCATTCGGATTCCACGTGTAATAGGAAATCCACATACCCATTAAAGTAATAACAATAAGAGCGCTATAGAGCCTCAAGTTTACTCAAGGGAAAATATACAAAGTTCAACTTCTACTGTGCAATCATTTTCAGACAAAAATGAAGAAAAGGTGTGTGGAATCATTGTATGAAAACAATTGCAAAGAGATGTTCTTATTCTACTAATtacatcaattaaatatttttcattgtcaatttccatattactcccgatttattaattttttttgttgaacaTCTCTCTACTAAATCAACACCAAGGTATTACTTTATAATATTAGAAGGATAAAGTCATGGTCTATAATATTctacaaatttttttattaataatctaactttttttattttaaaattaagaaGTTTATTCGGGGATTTTCAAGGATCCCCATTAGGATTTATATAGTAATGGGATGGGGATCCCCACTGGGTGGATATAGCAATCCCAATCCCCAATCCCATTTAGGTTTTGGAGAGAACAATTCTCCCATCCTCATCCCTATTTTTTTCGTTTATTCCCCATCTCTGTCGGTTCAGATACCCGCGGTTTTTGGATAATCTCCTCCCCGTTGCCACCTATATATCTCATGGCCTAGGATGAGATGGTCATTTATGAAGATCAACCTGAAACTCAGATGTAGATGCCTTTGTGGTCAAAAGTTTATTAATAGATTTGTAGTCAAACTTTTAAATGATCCGCGTTTAAATGTTAATCCAAAAAAGATGTAAAGTTTATCAAGTCATTGTAACACCATTACCTAATTCAATAATgtataaaaagatttaattcACTTAGGAACAAATGAAAATAATATGTTTTTTAAGATGCAATTGTAGATACATATATACATCAGAAGAATCTTGAGAAGCACTAATCATAAGAGAGGTATATATAAGTCTCTTTAATTTTAACATTCGGCTGGTATGACACTCCCTGTAAATTTGGGTTTGATATTGACACATTCTGCTATTGCACGACCTGGTGCTTTGCCAACGTATTGCAAATTAATGCCACCCAAGTCCACTTCTTCACATGGATATTGTTTGCTACAAATTAGTTGAATAGCTTTAGGGGTGAATGAAGTTCCTCTTATATTTCTAAAAGAAATTTTGGAGAGCTTGACATTGGATTGAGTCTGACAAAATcatcaaaaaacacataaaaagTTAAATGTTGTGAAATAATACAATAAAATTTATGTTAGAAGTATTGGggttaaagataaaaatatactTATTTTATTTGAGTAAGTTGATATACTCTTAATACTTATTAAGGGTGCAATAATacttttttttctcttaatgtatatcattataattataaatacctGTTTATTGCAATGATTGCTAGGGCAATACATTTGATCAATAAGGATAGGATTGGAGACATTGTTCATAGTAATATCTTCAAACACCATGTCTGATGCAATGCTTTTATACATTCCTGGCCAAGTTTTGATCCTAACACCATTATCTGCATTATTGATAACGCATCTCTTAAATAATACCCCAGTCACGGGTTCTTCATTCTTATATTTCCCTAAACTTCCAATACTAATGCCATGGCCAGGTCCGCATGATACgtcaacaattttaattcttgagcTACCATCCCCAATTGAAATACAATCATCACCGGTACCAATTTTAGTACTCTCAATATTTATGCCTTCGCAACGTCCCATATGTATTCCGTCGGTATTAGGACTCATTGCGGGTGCTTGTATTATAACACGTCTGATAGTTACGTTACGACACTCTAAAAGATTGAAATGGAAATTCTTACTATCAACGGATTTTATGTTCTCCACTATGCCATTCTCAACGTAATCCAACCTAAGagtctgaaaagaaaaaaaagttttagAAATACTTATAATGATTTTAGTTACATTATCGTTAAGAAATTAtccatataaaaaagaaaaaaataggaaaaaatctTACAATGGGAAGATTCTTGCAATTAGGGTCCTTTTGACAAATGTTTTGTTTCCATGCACGAGATCCATCACCATTTAATGT is drawn from Euphorbia lathyris chromosome 9, ddEupLath1.1, whole genome shotgun sequence and contains these coding sequences:
- the LOC136206998 gene encoding exopolygalacturonase-like → MNPIINYFTIPFLLLLGSIVEAAIPEKHVIDITKYGGKASQTSNINQALLNAWKEACGSPSYSEILIPIGNYLLGEIDLAGPCKAPIVLVIKGNLKAPSSLEAHTGDYWIRVGHVNNFTITGGGTLNGDGSRAWKQNICQKDPNCKNLPITLRLDYVENGIVENIKSVDSKNFHFNLLECRNVTIRRVIIQAPAMSPNTDGIHMGRCEGINIESTKIGTGDDCISIGDGSSRIKIVDVSCGPGHGIGIGSLGKYKNEEPVTGVLFKRCVINNADNGVRIKTWPGMYTSIASDMVFEDITMNNVSNPILIDQMYCPSNHCNKQTQSNVKLSKISFRNIRGTSFTPKAIQLICSKQYPCEEVDLGGINLQYVGKAPGRAIAECVNIKPKFTGSAIPAEC
- the LOC136206946 gene encoding exopolygalacturonase-like encodes the protein MNPIINYFTIPFLLLLGSIVEAAIPEKHVIDITKYGGKASQTSNINQALLNAWKEACGSPSYSEILIPIGNYLLGEIDLAGPCKAPIVLVIKGNLKAPSSLEAHTGDYWIRVGHVNNFTITGGGTLNGDGSRAWKQNICQKDPNCKNLPITLRLDYVENGIVENIKSVDSKNFHFNLLECRNVTIRRVIIQAPAMSPNTDGIHMGRCEGINIESTKIGTGDDCISIGDGSSRIKIVDVSCGPGHGISIGSLGKYKNEEPVTGVLFKRCVINNADNGVRIKTWPGMYKSIASDMVFEDITMNNVSNPILIDQMYCPSNHCNKQTQSNVKLSKISFRNIRGTSFTPKAIQLICSKQYPCEEVDLGGINLQYVGKAPGRAIAECVNIKPKFTGSVIPAEC